From Camelina sativa cultivar DH55 chromosome 7, Cs, whole genome shotgun sequence, one genomic window encodes:
- the LOC104705223 gene encoding uncharacterized protein LOC104705223: MRPAQDNQGSFLGRISIRRNQFVDVNNEQEQEDLELFQKHIADRFTDLLSPTPPPHTEQIMSVTWLRKLMDVFLCCEAEFKAILLMGRDPTQISKPPFDRLVPEMLDRSIKALDICTAVVNGIDSVRHYQRLAEIAVTALEQRPLGDGNVRRAKRALANLVVALSLEDKENVSGGGGGGGGGNKTTERSWSFGRRSGGSSAFLFITYIPRT, encoded by the exons atgagaCCTGCACAAGATAATCAAGGCTCGTTCCTTGGCCGGATCAGTATCCGTCGCAACCAGTTCGTTGACGTCAACAacgaacaagaacaagaagatctcGAGCTTTTCCAAAAACACATCGCCGATCGTTTCACCGATCTTCTCTCTcctactcctcctcctca CACGGAGCAGATTATGTCCGTGACCTGGCTTCGTAAGCTAATGGATGTTTTCCTCTGTTGCGAAGCTGAATTCAAAGCGATTCTCTTAATGGGCCGTGACCCAACCCAGATTTCTAAACCGCCTTTTGACCGGTTAGTTCCTGAAATGTTAGACCGGTCGATTAAAGCGCTTGATATTTGTACCGCCGTTGTTAACGGAATCGATTCCGTTAGACATTACCAGCGATTAGCTGAGATCGCTGTAACGGCTTTGGAGCAACGTCCGTTAGGTGACGGTAACGTGAGAAGAGCGAAACGCGCGTTGGCGAATCTCGTCGTCGCCTTGAGTCTCGAGGATAAAGAGAATGTCAGCGGCGGAGGCGGTGGCGGCGGCGGAGGGAACAAAACGACGGAGAGATCGTGGTCGTTCGGTCGTCGTAGCGGTGGATCATCG
- the LOC104705226 gene encoding transcription factor bHLH117-like, translated as MDYCDGAVWWTTQNAFTFSDHHRLHLLDMSLSREDSLFLDSSFSPQPSPLSTSLSPLGWNSSSLTRSQIHGVTTMKLCPSLSPPPPPLHSSSSSTTYGSPTAPSSHTNDGGVNKIMKTSNSYTIIVVLWT; from the coding sequence ATGGATTATTGCGACGGCGCTGTTTGGTGGACTACCCAGAACGCCTTCACCTTCTCTGACCACCACCGCCTTCACCTTCTCGACATGTCTCTCTCCCGTGAAGACTCGCTTTTCCTCGactcctctttctctcctcaACCGTCTCCACTCTCCACCTCGCTGAGTCCACTCGGTTGGAACAGCTCTTCACTTACCAGATCTCAAATCCATGGAGTGACGACGATGAAGCTGTGTCCATCTCTctcccctcctcctcctcctcttcactcgtcttcttcttcaacaacctATGGATCCCCGACAGCGCCTTCATCCCACACCAACGACGGTGGTGTCAACAAAATTATGAAGACTTCAAATTCATATACGATTATAGTAGTGTTGTGGACATGA
- the LOC104704015 gene encoding monodehydroascorbate reductase 5, mitochondrial, which produces MSPVRRVMALASTTLPTKSGLSLWCPSSPSLARRFPARFSPIGGSRIAPSRGLVTASFANENREFVIVGGGNAAGYAARTFVENGMADGRLCIVTKEAYAPYERPALTKAYLFPPEKKPARLPGFHTCVGGGGERQTPDWYKEKGIEVIYEDPVTGADFGKQTLTTDTGKQLKYGSLIIATGCTASRFPDKIGGNLPGVHYIREVADADSLISSLGKAKKVVIVGGGYIGMEVAAAAVAWNLDTTIVFPEDQLLQRLFTPSLAQKYEELYRQNGVKFVKGASINNLEAGSDGRVSAVKLADGSTIEADTVVIGIGAKPSIGPFETLSMNKSIGGIQVDGLFRTSTPGIFAIGDVAAFPLKIYDRMTRVEHVDHARRSAQHCVKSLLTAHTDMYDYLPYFYSRVFEYEGSPRKVWWQFFGDNVGETVEVGNFDPKIATFWIDSGRLKGVLVESGSPEEFQLLPKLARSQPIVDKAKLASASSVEEALEIAQAALQS; this is translated from the exons ATGTCTCCAG TTCGTAGAGTCATGGCGTTAGCATCCACCACGTTGCCAACCAAGTCCGGATTATCTCTTTGGTGTCCTTCTTCTCCGTCTCTCGCTCGTCGATTTCCCGCTCGTTTCTCTCCGATCGGTGGTTCTAGAATCGCTCCTTCCAGAGGACTCGTCACTGCTTCCTTCGCTAACGAGAATCGCGA gtttgtGATTGTTGGTGGAGGGAATGCTGCGGGTTATGCTGCTCGGACTTTTGTTGAAAATGGTATGGCTGATGGTCGCCTTTGCATTGTCACCAAAGAG GCTTACGCACCTTATGAGAGACCGGCTTTGACGAAAGCTTACTTGTTCCCTCCAGAGAAGAAGCCAGCTCGTTTACCT GGCTTTCATACTTGTGTTGGGGGTGGTGGAGAAAGGCAGACACCAGACTGGTATAAGGAGAAAGGAATTGAG GTTATATATGAAGATCCAGTGACGGGAGCTGATTTTGGAAAGCAAACCCTCACAACAGACACAGGGAAGCAGTTGAAATATGGATCCCTAATTATCGCTACAGGGTGTACAGCCTCAAG GTTCCCAGATAAAATTGGTGGGAACTTGCCAGGGGTTCACTATATTCGGGAGGTTGCAGATGCTGATTCGTTAATATCATCTCTG GGAAAGGCAAAGAAAGTTGTCATTGTTGGTGGTGGCTACATTGGCATGGAGGTTGCTGCGGCAGCTGTTGCGTGGAATCTAGATACAACG ATTGTATTCCCTGAAGATCAGCTTTTGCAAAGACTGTTCACTCCATCACTTGCTCAGAAATATGAAGAACTATACCGTCAAAATGGTGTTAAGTTTGTCAAG GGGGCTTCAATAAATAACTTAGAAGCAGGTTCGGATGGGCGTGTATCAGCTGTTAAGCTTGCTGATGGGTCTACAATTGAGGCAGACACG GTTGTAATCGGAATTGGAGCTAAGCCTTCTATTGGCCCCTTTGAAACTTTGTCCATGAACAAATCTATTGGAGGAATTCAG GTCGATGGCTTGTTCCGGACAAGTACCCCTGGAATTTTTGCTATTGGAGATGTCGCAGCCTTCCCTTTGAAG ATATATGATCGAATGACTCGTGTTGAACATGTTGATCACGCCCGCCGTTCTGCACAACACTGTGTGAAATCGCTGCTCACAGCACACACTGACAT GTATGATTATCTTCCATATTTCTACTCAAGAGTATTCGAGTATGAAGGCAGCCCAAGAAAAGTTTGGTGGCAGTTTTTCGGGGATAATG TGGGAGAAACAGTTGAGGTTGGGAACTTCGACCCAAAAATCGCTACCTTCTGGATTGATTCTG GTAGGTTGAAAGGTGTTCTTGTAGAAAGCGGCTCTCCTGAG GAGTTCCAGCTTCTCCCAAAGCTAGCAAGAAGCCAACCTATTGTCGATAAGGCAAAACTCGCCAGCGCATCTTCAGTCGAAGAAGCCCTCGAAATTGCTCAAGCCGCTCTACAGAGTTAG
- the LOC104704016 gene encoding uncharacterized protein LOC104704016, with product MMKMLVEMGVYDHKSMEKIVKSVGCLPGYMPYMDLKEGTLIVIGDGDPVQIVAKLRKKWGKANLTLFVPCEIREVREREALFRSNFEICVPTPHSDHMVNDHKLGCVIC from the exons atgatG AAAATGCTTGTGGAGATGGGTGTTTATGACCATAAATCCATGGAGAAAATCGTGAAGAGTGTTGGTTGCTTACCCG GGTACATGCCTTATATGGATTTGAAAGAAGGGACACTAATCGTGATTGGAGATGGTGATCCTGTGCAGATCGTTGCCAAACTCAGAAAGAAATGGGGAAAAGCCAATTTGACATTATTTGTACCTTGTGAGATTAGAGAAGTGAGGGAACGTGAAGCTCTGTTTAGATCTAACTTCGAAATTTGTGTTCCTACTCCTCATTCTGATCATATGGTCAATGATCACAAGCTAGGTTGTGTCATTTGCTAG
- the LOC104704017 gene encoding uncharacterized protein LOC104704017: MVLVLSLQKMVVTISVYDEGSTEKVMRTVASCSGITGITMDPKEGKLTVTGEFDELQVMKKLKRKWDSAKMASFGPFDAKKEAEAAEKKKKEESERERMEALYRSHRETPLCPIPIHHHHSTIVCDHDHQGCVIS, from the exons ATGGTACTGGTTCTTTCTCTACAGAAAATGGTGGTGACGATTAGTGTGTACGATGAGGGATCAACGGAGAAAGTGATGCGTACTGTTGCTAGCTGCTCAG gaATTACTGGTATAACCATGGATCCGAAGGAAGGAAAACTAACGGTGACCGGGGAGTTTGACGAGTTGCAAGTTATGAAAAAACTTAAACGGAAATGGGACAGTGCAAAAATGGCGAGTTTTGGCCCGTTCGATGCCAAGAAAGAAGCTGAAGcggctgagaagaagaagaaggaagagagtgAACGTGAAAGAATGGAAGCTCTATACCGGTCTCACCGGGAAACACCTCTCTGTCCGATTCCGATTCACCATCATCACAGCACTATCGTGTGTGATCATGATCACCAAGGCTGTGTAATCTCCTAA
- the LOC104705227 gene encoding 2-C-methyl-D-erythritol 2,4-cyclodiphosphate synthase, chloroplastic-like, whose translation MMIHCFRFELVGVGDVLLHCVVDAILGALGLPDIGQIFPDSDPKWKGAASSVFIKEAVRLMDEAGYEIGNLDATLILQRPKISPHKETIRTNLSKLLGADPSVVNLKAKTHEKVDSLGENRSIAAHTVILLMKK comes from the exons atgatgattcatt GTTTTAGATTTGAACTTGTTGGTGTAGGCGATGTGTTGCTTCATTGTGTAGTGGATGCGATTTTGGGAGCACTAGGGCTTCCTGATATAGGTCAGATCTTCCCTGATTCTGATCCTAAATGGAAAGGAGCTGCTTCATCTGTCTTCATCAAAGAAGCT GTGAGACTCATGGATGAGGCAGGTTACGAAATTGGAAACCTAGACGCGACATTGATTCTACAGAGACCAAAGATAAGTCCGCACAAGGAGACAATCCGTACCAATCTGTCCAAGCTACTTGGAGCTGATCCTTCTGTTGTAAACCTCAAAGCCAAAACCCACGAGAAAGTTGATAGCCTCGGAGAAAACAGAAGCATTGCAGCTCACACTGTCATTCTCCTCATGAAGAAATAG
- the LOC104704018 gene encoding 2-C-methyl-D-erythritol 2,4-cyclodiphosphate synthase, chloroplastic translates to MATSSTQLLLLSSSLFHSRITKTPLLLPATKICFRRPEKSLSLSCRPSISASSAVGVNDEPVTSKKSTKTLPFRVGHGFDLHRLEPGYPLIIGGIDIPHDRGCEAHSDGDVLLHCVVDAILGALGLPDIGQIFPDSDPKWKGAASSVFIKEAVRLMDEAGYEIGNLDATLILQRPKISPHKETIRTNLSKLLGADPSVVNLKAKTHEKVDSLGENRSIAAHTVILLMKK, encoded by the exons atgGCTACTTCTTCTACTCAGCTTCTTCtactgtcttcttctttgtttcattcTCGAATTACCAAAACACCCCTTCTTCTCCCGGCGACGAAGATCTGTTTCCGTAGACCGGAGAAGTCTCTTTCGTTATCATGCCGTCCTTCAATCTCGGCTTCTTCCGCCGTCGGCGTCAATGATGAACCGGTGACTTCGAAGAAATCAACCAAAACGCTTCCGTTTCGAGTCGGTCACGGTTTCGATCTGCATCGGTTAGAGCCAGGTTACCCTCTGATCATCGGCGGGATTGATATTCCTCACGATAGAGGCTGCGAAGCTCACTCCGATG GCGATGTGTTGCTTCATTGTGTAGTGGATGCGATTTTGGGAGCACTAGGGCTTCCTGATATAGGTCAGATCTTCCCTGATTCTGATCCTAAATGGAAAGGAGCTGCTTCATCTGTCTTCATCAAAGAAGCT GTGAGACTCATGGATGAGGCAGGTTACGAAATTGGAAACCTAGACGCGACATTGATTCTACAGAGACCAAAGATAAGTCCGCACAAGGAGACAATCCGTACCAATCTGTCCAAGCTACTTGGAGCTGATCCTTCTGTTGTAAACCTCAAAGCCAAAACCCACGAGAAAGTTGATAGCCTCGGAGAAAACAGAAGCATTGCAGCTCACACTGTCATTCTCCTCATGAAGAAATAG
- the LOC104704020 gene encoding PIN2/TERF1-interacting telomerase inhibitor 1-like — translation MAAPEAPVKYVGICKESAAFRLMKSMGWEEGEGLGKDKQGIKGYVRVKNKQDTSGVGVDKPNPWAFDTTQFDNILKKLKVQAAPIKTGKDDDGSDDEDESADGAKSEPAKLKIVAKATRPQGRYKRREKGKLVNSYSSKDLEGILVKRTEEPSTAVCDIADTMEIEIISEDKHATVKEEKIEEPSSDWWGNKFGFVSGGLLGAKSGKKKLKASERKMFSENDQENLYNMVQDKATAGKQGLGIKDRPKKIAGVRYEGKKTSFDNSDDDADDDEEEEEEEEEESEEDEDKVSVIEKSLPVKRKHDEIVEPKFKLKNLCKQILKKDAGSGGSMKLKQLKSLIDEQAPAVLSKFSSRKDAIAYLKLKLERSGKFVVEGKKISLVSSKK, via the exons ATGGCGGCGCCGGAGGCTCCGGTTAAGTATGTCGGAATCTGTAAGGAATCCGCTGCTTTCCGGCTCATGAAATCGATG ggttgggaagaaggagaaggacttGGTAAAGATAAGCAAGGCATCAAAGGTTATGTGAGAGTTAAGAACAAACAAGATACTTCtg GTGTTGGTGTTGATAAGCCAAATCCATGGGCATTTGATACAACTCAGTTCGATAACATTCTCAAGAAATTGAAAGTG CAAGCAGCACCTATCAAGACTGGCAAGGATGATGATG GTTCGGATGACGAAGATGAAAGTGCAGATGGTGCCAAATCTGAGCCTGCCAAGTTGAAGATTGTTGCTAAAGCCACTCGTCCACAAGGAAGGTATAAACGTAGAGAGAAAGGGAAGCTTGTCAATTCTTACTCATCTAAAGATCTTGAAGGAATACTG GTTAAGCGAACTGAAGAGCCTTCTACTGCGGTTTGTGACATAGCCGATACTATGGAGATTGAAATTATATCTGAGGATAAACATGCTACTGTTAAAG AAGAGAAAATTGAAGAACCTTCTTCGGACTGGTGGGGAAATAAATTCGGGTTTGTCTCAGGCGGTCTTCTTGGGGCCAAGTcaggaaaaaagaaattaaaggcTAGCGAGAGAAAAATGTTTAGTGAGAATGATCAAGAGAATCTTTACAACATGGTTCAG GATAAAGCTACGGCTGGAAAACAAGGACTGGGTATCAAAGACCGGCCAAAGAAAATAGCCGGTGTTCGTTACGAAGGGAAGAAAACATCTTTTGATaacagtgatgatgatgctgatgatgacgaagaagaggaagaagaagaagaagaagagagtgaagaagatgaggacaAAGTTTCTGTTATCGAAAAATCTCTTCCTGTGAAAAGGAAGCACGATGAAATTGTTGAACCCAAATTCAAGTTAAAGAACCTCTGCAAGCAGATTCTTAAAAAG GATGCTGGTAGTGGTGGATCAATGAAGCTCAAACAGCTAAAATCTCTGATCGATGAACAAGCACCAGCAGTTCTCTCAAAGTTCTCGTCAAGAAAAGATGCTATTGCTTACTTGAAACTTAAG CTGGAGCGAAGTGGGAAGTTTGTTGTGGAGGGAAAGAAGATTAGTCTTGTATCAAGCAAGAAGTGA
- the LOC104704019 gene encoding meiotic recombination protein SPO11-2-like has protein sequence MEESSGGISSMKFFSDQHLSYADILLPHEARARIEVSVLNLLRVLNSPDPAISDLSLINRKRSNSCINEGVLTDVSYIFLSTSFTKTSLTNAKTAKAFVRVWKVMEMCFQILLLEKRVTQRELFYKLLCDSPDYFSSQIEVNRTVQDVVALLRCSRYSLGIMASSRGLVAGRLFLQEPGKEAVDCSACGSSGFAITGDLNLLDNTIMRSDARYIIIVEKHAIFHRLVEDRVFNHIPCVFITAKGYPDIATRFFVHRLSTTFPDLPILALVDWNPAGLAILCTFKFGSIGMGLEAYRYACNVKWIGLRGDDLNLIPEESLVPLKPKDSQIAKSLLSSKILQDNYRDELSLMVQTGKRAEIEALYCHGYDYLGKYIATKIVQGKYI, from the exons ATGGAGGAATCTTCAGGAGGAATCTCATCGATGAAGTTCTTCTCCGATCAACACCTCTCTTACGCTGATATCCTTCTCCCTCACGAA GCTCGTGCTAGAATCGAAGTCTCTGTACTCAATCTCCTCCGAGTTTTGAATTCTCCAGATCCAGCCATCTCCGATCTCTCCCTG ATAAATAGGAAGAGAAGCAATAGCTGTATAAACGAAGGCGTACTCACAGATGTTTCATATATATTCCTCTCTACTTCGTTTACTAAGACTTCATTGACGAATGCTAAAACAGCTAAAGCTTTTGTTCGTG TGTGGAAAGTTATGGAAATGTGCTTTCAGATTCTGCTTCTAGAGAAACGAGTGACACAAAGAGAGCTGTTTTATAAGTTGCTTTGTGATTCACCTGACTATTTTTCATCTCAGATTGAAGTTAACAGAACTGTCCAAG ATGTGGTAGCACTTCTACGTTGCAGTAGATACAGTCTTGGGATTATGGCTTCTAGCAGAGGTCTTGTTGCTGGAAGGTTATTTCTACAA GAACCAGGTAAGGAAGCTGTAGATTGTTCAGCTTGTGGTTCTTCAGGTTTTGCTATAACCGGAGACTTGAATTTGCTAGACAACACCATTATGAGAAGTGATGCTCGGTATATCATTATTGTGGAAAAG CATGCGATATTTCATCGGCTTGTGGAAGATCGTGTGTTCAATCACATTCCTTGCGTGTTCATCACTGCGAAAGGGTATCCTGATATTGCCACAAG GTTTTTCGTTCATCGGTTGAGCACAACTTTTCCTGATCTGCCAATTCTTGCTCTAGTAGATTG GAATCCAGCTGGGTTAGCTATACTATGCACCTTCAAGTTTGGAAGCATAGGGATGGGTCTTGAAGCATACAGATATG CTTGCAATGTGAAGTGGATTGGACTCCGAGGAGATGATCTGAATCTGATACCAGAAGAGTCTTTGGTTCCCTTAAAGCCAAAGGACTCACAGATTGCTAAAAGCTTATTGTCCTCCAAAATCTTGCAG GATAACTACAGAGACGAGTTGTCACTCATGGTTCAAACTGGTAAAAGAGCCGAAATTGAAGCTCTGTATTGTCATGGTTATGATTATCTCGGTAAATATATAGCTACAAAGATCGTGCAGGGCAAATACATATAA
- the LOC104704021 gene encoding probable WRKY transcription factor 56 — protein MEGVDNTNPMLTLEEGENSNPFPSFDDKTLMMMAPSLMFPGDAGPSSSSCSPASFHLSAQPENFQGGGGEMGGLVSNDSDHSNKNCNKGKGKKSPAMQRIAFHTRSDDDVLDDGYRWRKYGQKSVKNNAHPRSYYRCTYHTCNVKKQVQRLAKDPNVVVTTYEGVHNHPCEKLMETLSPLLRQLQFLSRVSDL, from the exons ATGGAAGGGGTTGACAACACAAACCCGATGTTAACCCTAGAAGAAGGCGAAAACAGCAATCCTTTTCCTTCCTTTGATGACAAAACCTTGATGATGATGGCTCCTTCGTTAATGTTTCCCGGTGATGCAggtccatcttcttcttcttgttctccaGCAAGTTTCCATCTATCTGCTCAGCCGGAGAACTTTCAGGGAGGTGGAGGAGAGATGGGAGGATTAGTGAGTAATGATAGTGATCATAGTAATAAGAATTGCAAtaaaggaaaaggaaagaaatctCCGGCAATGCAGAGGATAGCGTTTCATACGaggagtgatgatgatgttcttgATGATGGTTATCGTTGGCGAAAGTACGGTCAGAAATCTGTAAAGAACAATGCTCATCCCAG GAGCTATTACAGATGTACATACCACACATGCAACGTGAAGAAACAAGTGCAAAGATTAGCAAAAGATCCAAACGTTGTTGTAACAACCTACGAAGGTGTTCATAACCATCCTTGTGAGAAGCTCATGGAGACTCTTAGTCCTCTCCTTAGGCAACTTCAGTTCCTCTCCAGAGTTTCTGATCTGTGA
- the LOC104704023 gene encoding serpin-Z1-like: protein MDVREAMKKQNEVAMFLSWHLFSTVAKRSNSVFSPASINAAFTMMASGPGSSVIADKILSFLRSSSIDELNSVFSVIATFVFADGSHIGGPTVKVVNGAWIDQSLYIDPSTNNLFYNFFKAVLASVDFKSKAEELRMEVNAWALHYTNGFIKDLLPHGSVPDDTIWIYGNALYFKGAWEDKFHKSMTKDQDFHLLDGTSVSVPFLSSHKNQYIKAYDGFKVLKLPFRQGLGDTSGSFSMYFYLPDEKDGLDDLVERMASSLGFLDSHIPSQKVDVGEFRIPKFKIEFGFSALKTFNILGLDRVELYQKACVEIDEEGAEAATATAVVGIFGCAFVKRIDFVADHPFLFMIKEDKTGTPLFVGQIFDPSKSS from the exons ATGGACGTGAGAGAAGCTATGAAGAAGCAAAACGAAGTCGCCATGTTCCTTTCATGGCATCTCTTCTCTACTGTAGCCAAACGCTCTAACAGCGTTTTCTCGCCGGCTTCAATCAACGCAGCGTTCACCATGATGGCTTCTGGTCCCGGCAGTTCTGTGATCGCCGATAAAATCCTCTCCTTCCTCAGATCTTCTTCCATCGATGAGCTCAACTCTGTCTTCAGCGTCATTGCTACCTTCGTCTTCGCTGACGGTAGTCATATAGGCGGCCCAACGGTCAAAGTGGTAAATGGCGCTTGGATCGACCAATCATTATATATAGATCCATCTACGAATAATCTCTTCTACAACTTTTTTAAAGCTGTTTTGGCTTCAGTGGATTTCAAATCAAAG gcTGAAGAGTTGCGTATGGAGGTGAATGCATGGGCTTTACATTACACCAATGGTTTCATTaaagatcttcttcctcatggaTCTGTTCCAGACGACACCATCTGGATTTATGGAAACGCTTTGTACTTCAAGGGAGCTTGGGAAGATAAATTCCACAAATCGATGACGAAAGACCAAGACTTTCACCTTCTCGATGGGACATCAGTTTCTGTGCCTTTCTTGAGCAGCCATAAGAACCAATACATAAAGGCTTATGATGGTTTCAAGGTCCTTAAGCTCCCATTTCGACAAGGCCTTGGTGATACTAGTGGAAGTTTCTCTATGTACTTCTATCTCCCTGATGAGAAAGATGGTTTGGATGATCTTGTGGAGAGAATGGCATCAAGTCTTGGTTTCTTGGATAGCCATATCCCGAGTCAAAAGGTTGATGTTGGTGAATTCAGAATCCCAAAGTTTAAGATCGAATTCGGATTCTCGGCTTTAAAGACTTTCAATATATTAGGATTGGATAGGGTGGAACTGTACCAGAAAGCTTGTGttgagattgatgaagaaggtGCTGAAGCTGCTACTGCAACTGCTGTTGTTGGAATCTTTGGATGTGCTTTTGTGAAGAGGATAGATTTTGTTGCTGatcatccttttctttttatgataaaagaagacaaaacaggAACCCCTTTGTTTGTTGGTCAGATCTTTGATCCTTCTAAATCTTCTTAG